One part of the Thiothrix nivea DSM 5205 genome encodes these proteins:
- a CDS encoding type I restriction endonuclease subunit R → MNITSENTFETAIVASLLESGGYIAGDASEFSAELGMFKAEVLQFLQTTQAKQWDRLSAIHGEDISNRIIARLYKEMDLRGALDVIRNGFVDYGVRFKMAFFKPESGLNPDTLAMYEQNQLKVTRQVYYSKKNKNSVDLVLSLNGLPVATLELKNRFTGQNITHAKRQYATSRDHRELLFAFKKRALVHFAVDDEEVYMATRIDGDRTYWLPFNKGHNNGAGNPPNPAGYRSDYLWRDILAKDSWLEIIGRFIHLQVEEFEFEGYTRKKEKLIFPRFHQLDAVRKITHHAQTNGAGHNYLVQHSAGSGKSNSIAWLSYRLSGLHNDANQRIFDSVIVVTDRRVLDSQLQNTIYQFEHKSGVVQRIDKDSQQLADAIEGGANIIITTLQKFPFVIDKVGGLANRRYAVIIDEAHSSQGGEASKKMKQVLGDNATSVQEPYPKYGEGDGEEVMDSQDMVSDYIEQIDQSAAARGRQANLSFFAFTATPKYKTLAVFGYKDVEGKPQPFHLYSMRQAIEEGFILDVLQHYTTYQLYFKLCKAIEDDPKINRKKAAQAIGRFVSLHPHNLAQKTEIIIEHFRQVVAAKIGGRAKAMLVTGSRLHAKRYFEEFKRYIKLKGYGQHIKILVAFSGKVVDDNFPEGVTEPQLTGFGEKELPQKFADDEYKILIVADKYQTGFDQPLLHTMYVDKPLSGVKAVQTLSRLNRTAPGKEDTFILDFVNERQTILDSFQPYYELTTVTDEPEPNHLYDLKAKLDGQQIYLMSEVDVLARVYFDPTTQMTPRTQAQLYSYIDPAVDRYKAIDSEDSQDEFKKSLRTWTNLYAFMAQIMPFREPEFEKFYAYAKLLLTKLPKRDLAESMKLSDEVALEYYRLEKIKEGSIDLITGEDGELDGLTEAGIKCTKDEKIALSEIIDVLNERFGTEFEEADRLFFEQIETELMQDATLKVQARVNKLDTFKYAFEELFIDKLIERMDQNQEIFEKILEDQSFGGLVKELMMKKIYGRLNERDS, encoded by the coding sequence ATGAACATCACCTCAGAAAACACCTTTGAAACTGCGATTGTCGCAAGCCTGCTGGAGTCTGGTGGTTATATCGCAGGGGATGCCAGCGAATTCAGTGCGGAACTGGGTATGTTCAAGGCCGAGGTATTGCAGTTTTTGCAAACCACTCAAGCCAAACAATGGGACAGACTGTCCGCCATTCACGGTGAGGATATTTCCAATCGCATCATCGCAAGACTTTACAAGGAAATGGATTTGCGCGGTGCGCTGGATGTGATCCGCAATGGTTTTGTCGATTATGGCGTGCGCTTCAAAATGGCCTTTTTCAAACCCGAATCAGGCTTAAATCCCGATACGCTTGCAATGTACGAACAGAACCAGCTCAAAGTGACACGACAGGTCTACTACAGCAAGAAAAACAAGAACTCGGTGGATTTGGTGCTGTCACTGAATGGCTTGCCCGTGGCAACGCTGGAACTTAAAAACCGTTTTACCGGGCAAAACATCACACACGCCAAACGTCAGTACGCCACCTCCCGCGATCATCGGGAACTACTGTTCGCTTTCAAAAAGCGCGCCCTGGTGCATTTCGCGGTAGATGACGAAGAAGTCTACATGGCGACACGCATTGACGGTGACAGGACATATTGGCTGCCTTTCAATAAAGGTCACAACAACGGCGCAGGCAACCCACCCAATCCGGCAGGTTATCGCAGTGATTACCTGTGGCGCGACATTCTGGCCAAGGATAGCTGGCTGGAAATTATCGGGCGTTTCATTCACCTGCAAGTGGAAGAATTTGAATTTGAGGGCTATACCCGCAAAAAGGAAAAACTGATATTCCCGCGCTTCCACCAATTGGATGCAGTACGCAAAATTACCCACCATGCGCAAACCAACGGGGCGGGGCATAACTATCTGGTGCAGCATTCAGCGGGTTCGGGCAAAAGCAACTCGATTGCGTGGCTCTCTTATCGTTTATCCGGGCTGCACAACGACGCTAACCAACGTATTTTTGATAGCGTGATTGTGGTCACGGATCGGCGCGTACTGGATTCGCAGTTACAAAACACCATCTATCAGTTTGAACATAAATCCGGTGTCGTGCAGCGTATCGACAAGGATTCGCAACAGTTGGCGGATGCCATTGAGGGCGGAGCAAACATCATTATTACCACCTTGCAGAAATTCCCGTTTGTAATCGACAAAGTGGGCGGATTAGCTAATCGCCGTTATGCGGTGATCATTGATGAGGCGCACAGCTCACAAGGCGGCGAAGCCAGCAAAAAGATGAAACAGGTATTAGGCGATAACGCTACCAGTGTGCAGGAGCCTTACCCCAAATACGGTGAAGGTGACGGTGAAGAAGTCATGGATTCGCAGGATATGGTCAGCGACTATATCGAGCAAATTGACCAATCTGCGGCGGCACGAGGGCGACAAGCCAACCTGTCGTTCTTTGCGTTTACCGCAACCCCCAAATACAAGACGTTGGCGGTATTCGGATACAAGGATGTAGAAGGCAAGCCCCAACCCTTCCATCTTTATTCGATGCGACAAGCCATTGAAGAAGGTTTCATTCTGGATGTGTTGCAGCACTACACGACCTATCAGTTATATTTCAAACTGTGCAAAGCGATAGAAGACGACCCGAAAATCAACAGGAAAAAGGCAGCGCAGGCGATAGGCCGTTTTGTATCCTTGCACCCGCATAATCTGGCGCAAAAGACGGAAATCATCATTGAACACTTCCGGCAGGTTGTTGCGGCTAAGATTGGCGGGCGTGCCAAAGCCATGTTGGTGACAGGTTCACGCCTGCACGCCAAACGTTATTTCGAGGAGTTCAAACGTTATATCAAGCTCAAAGGCTACGGGCAGCACATCAAGATACTGGTGGCTTTTTCTGGCAAGGTAGTGGATGACAATTTCCCCGAGGGGGTGACTGAACCCCAACTGACGGGGTTTGGTGAAAAAGAGTTGCCGCAGAAATTTGCCGACGATGAATACAAAATCCTGATTGTGGCGGACAAGTACCAGACTGGCTTCGACCAGCCCTTGTTGCACACCATGTATGTTGACAAGCCATTATCGGGCGTTAAAGCAGTCCAAACCTTGTCACGCCTGAATCGTACCGCACCGGGTAAGGAAGATACGTTTATTCTCGATTTCGTTAATGAACGGCAGACCATTCTTGATTCATTCCAGCCTTACTACGAGTTAACCACCGTTACCGACGAACCAGAACCGAATCACCTGTATGACCTGAAAGCCAAGCTCGACGGGCAGCAGATTTATTTGATGTCAGAAGTAGACGTGCTGGCTCGGGTTTATTTCGACCCCACCACGCAAATGACTCCCCGCACACAGGCACAGTTGTACAGCTACATTGATCCGGCTGTGGATCGTTACAAGGCCATTGATAGCGAAGATTCTCAGGATGAATTCAAAAAGAGCCTGCGAACCTGGACGAATCTATACGCCTTTATGGCGCAAATCATGCCTTTCCGTGAACCTGAGTTTGAGAAATTCTACGCCTATGCCAAGCTGCTGTTGACCAAACTGCCCAAGCGTGATTTGGCCGAGAGCATGAAACTGAGCGATGAAGTGGCTTTGGAATACTACCGGCTGGAAAAGATCAAAGAGGGTTCCATTGACCTGATAACGGGTGAAGATGGTGAACTCGACGGCCTGACGGAAGCCGGTATCAAATGCACAAAAGATGAAAAGATTGCCCTGTCAGAAATCATCGACGTATTAAACGAGCGTTTTGGCACTGAATTTGAAGAGGCCGACCGGCTTTTCTTTGAACAAATTGAAACGGAGTTGATGCAGGATGCCACGCTAAAAGTACAGGCAAGAGTCAATAAGCTGGATACTTTCAAATACGCCTTTGAAGAACTGTTCATTGATAAACTGATTGAACGGATGGATCAGAATCAGGAGATTTTCGAGAAAATTCTTGAGGATCAGTCCTTTGGTGGTTTGGTGAAAGAACTGATGATGAAAAAGATATATGGGCGACTGAATGAGCGGGACTCATAG
- the tnpC gene encoding IS66 family transposase, whose translation MPALAHPLPTTLDEAHQLIVRQQERIAGLEKQAARVVVLEQQVETLQKQLEELVAKLGSSSRNSSKPPSSDSPEQRAARPKRKGSGRPHGGQPGHPRHERALYPPEQVTRTEQYFPESTCACGGAVAVDWENPYRHQVTDIAPPPPPEVTEHQFYHGVCQSCGNQHHSQWPDWVPSGQMGAGVIAWIVVLAGQFRLSMRQTQLLLWEVWQVRFSTGAISKAQGKSIPWMGPLYRQVGEHVRGQAVCHADETRHYRGTNTYWLWALADNTVTYFMTHYSRGKAAADALLGSFTGYLVTDHFSGYGNVPPERRQLCWAHLIRHFRKMAGRCGGGGMVGKRLLLIACATVRTHHRWQQHPEGAARYRRRILRLRRSFQATLSLGEALDNCKRTRNQCKHLRKDEAMCWTFLKDTRIPLTNNRAERVIRPYVQWRKTSFASQSAQGDRFRPTVLTVLGTARQLGMDMATLMRYVCSQGLAHKPVAVRFPLGQVCTRKPLQMA comes from the coding sequence TTGCCAGCCCTAGCCCACCCACTGCCGACCACCCTTGATGAAGCACATCAGCTGATCGTGCGCCAACAGGAACGGATAGCCGGGTTGGAGAAGCAAGCGGCACGGGTAGTGGTGTTGGAACAGCAAGTCGAAACGCTGCAAAAACAGCTCGAAGAACTGGTGGCCAAACTGGGCAGCAGTTCCCGCAACAGCTCCAAACCGCCGTCCTCAGACAGCCCGGAACAACGGGCAGCCCGTCCAAAACGCAAGGGGAGTGGCCGCCCGCATGGCGGGCAACCCGGCCATCCACGCCACGAACGGGCGTTATATCCCCCCGAACAAGTGACCCGCACTGAACAGTATTTCCCGGAAAGCACCTGCGCCTGTGGTGGGGCAGTGGCGGTTGACTGGGAAAACCCTTACCGCCATCAGGTCACGGACATCGCCCCTCCGCCGCCACCCGAGGTGACGGAGCACCAGTTTTACCACGGTGTCTGCCAATCCTGCGGCAACCAACACCACAGCCAGTGGCCGGACTGGGTCCCCAGCGGGCAAATGGGTGCGGGTGTGATTGCCTGGATTGTGGTGCTGGCCGGACAGTTTCGCCTGTCGATGCGCCAAACCCAGCTCCTGTTGTGGGAAGTCTGGCAGGTGCGCTTCAGCACCGGGGCGATCAGCAAAGCGCAAGGCAAATCCATCCCGTGGATGGGGCCGCTGTACCGTCAGGTCGGTGAGCATGTGCGTGGGCAGGCGGTCTGCCATGCCGATGAAACCCGCCATTACCGTGGCACGAACACCTACTGGTTATGGGCATTGGCGGACAACACCGTCACGTACTTCATGACCCATTACTCACGCGGCAAGGCTGCCGCCGATGCCTTGTTGGGCAGTTTTACCGGTTATCTGGTGACAGACCACTTCAGCGGTTACGGCAATGTCCCGCCCGAACGGCGGCAACTGTGCTGGGCACACCTGATCCGGCACTTCCGCAAGATGGCCGGGCGTTGTGGCGGAGGGGGAATGGTTGGCAAACGCCTGCTGCTGATTGCCTGCGCCACCGTCCGCACCCATCACCGCTGGCAACAGCACCCCGAAGGGGCGGCACGCTACCGGCGGCGGATACTGCGCCTGCGCCGCAGCTTCCAGGCCACCCTCAGCCTGGGCGAAGCATTGGATAACTGCAAACGCACCCGCAACCAATGCAAACATCTCCGTAAAGATGAGGCCATGTGCTGGACTTTCCTCAAGGATACACGCATTCCCCTCACCAATAACCGCGCTGAACGGGTGATCCGCCCCTACGTGCAATGGCGTAAGACCAGTTTTGCCAGCCAGTCGGCACAAGGGGACAGGTTCCGGCCAACCGTGCTGACCGTGTTGGGGACTGCCCGGCAATTGGGGATGGATATGGCAACCCTGATGCGCTATGTGTGCTCCCAAGGCTTGGCTCATAAGCCGGTCGCCGTGCGCTTCCCCTTGGGGCAGGTCTGTACCCGCAAACCGCTACAAATGGCGTGA
- a CDS encoding type II toxin-antitoxin system HipA family toxin: protein MKHITRLRVHSAGTTVGELGTDARGRIYFQYASSWLQSGFDLSPGTLPFQAEPQLSPQPQEFGGVHGVFHDSLPDGWGLLLMDRAFRQQTGWQAHEITPLDRLAYIGSRAMGALEYEPEIHSRDVSATVDIARLAQSAEQLLRGETPEVLQQLQVQGGSPGGARPKVTVALSEQADECLSGFQPLPAGYTHWMVKFRAREDPAEMGRIELAYARMAQLAGLEMPECRLLRVGQGAAADEFFAVCRFDRDGNQRHHVISLSGYIYASHRLPCISYETVINATRNITRSVREAEKAFRLMLFNVFAHNKDDHAKNFAFIRREHGWELSPAFDLTFSSGINNQHTTVSVHAICSGLRVQTCPKGKRTATGL from the coding sequence ATGAAACACATCACCCGATTGCGCGTTCACAGCGCGGGAACAACGGTTGGTGAACTCGGTACGGATGCGCGTGGGCGGATTTATTTTCAGTACGCCTCCTCATGGCTCCAGTCCGGCTTTGACCTGTCGCCCGGCACCTTGCCTTTCCAAGCCGAACCTCAACTCTCCCCGCAACCGCAGGAGTTTGGCGGCGTGCATGGCGTGTTCCACGACTCCCTGCCGGATGGCTGGGGTCTGTTGCTGATGGATCGGGCATTCCGCCAGCAAACCGGCTGGCAGGCGCATGAAATCACCCCGCTGGATCGGCTCGCCTACATCGGCTCACGGGCAATGGGGGCGCTGGAATATGAACCGGAAATCCATAGCAGGGATGTCTCCGCCACGGTGGACATAGCGCGTTTGGCGCAATCCGCCGAACAATTGCTGCGTGGGGAAACGCCGGAAGTTTTACAGCAGTTGCAGGTACAAGGCGGTTCGCCGGGTGGCGCGCGCCCCAAGGTAACGGTCGCGCTGTCGGAACAGGCGGATGAATGCCTGTCGGGTTTCCAGCCTTTACCCGCAGGTTATACGCACTGGATGGTCAAGTTCCGGGCGCGGGAAGACCCAGCCGAAATGGGGCGCATCGAGCTGGCTTACGCCCGCATGGCGCAACTGGCTGGGCTGGAAATGCCGGAATGTCGTCTGCTGCGGGTCGGGCAAGGCGCTGCTGCCGACGAGTTTTTTGCCGTGTGTCGTTTTGACCGGGACGGCAACCAGCGGCATCACGTCATCAGCTTGTCGGGCTATATTTACGCCAGCCACCGTTTGCCGTGCATCAGTTACGAAACCGTCATCAACGCGACCCGGAACATCACCCGTAGTGTTAGGGAGGCGGAAAAAGCCTTCCGACTGATGCTGTTCAACGTCTTCGCCCACAACAAGGATGATCACGCCAAAAATTTTGCCTTCATCCGCCGGGAACACGGCTGGGAATTGTCACCGGCATTTGACCTCACGTTCAGCAGCGGCATCAACAACCAGCACACCACCGTAAGCGTTCACGCCATTTGTAGCGGTTTGCGGGTACAGACCTGCCCCAAGGGGAAGCGCACGGCGACCGGCTTATGA
- a CDS encoding helix-turn-helix domain-containing protein, with the protein MPITFQTPESLLATVAAQARAQRLAANLTRRTLAEKSGVAEGSIKRFETSGQISFHSLLKLAFALDCMDAFQPLFAAKPPQSIAELQARPRQRGSL; encoded by the coding sequence TTGCCTATTACATTTCAAACGCCAGAATCGCTGCTGGCAACAGTTGCCGCGCAAGCCAGGGCGCAACGTCTGGCCGCCAACCTGACCCGGCGCACGCTGGCAGAAAAATCCGGTGTTGCCGAAGGTAGCATCAAGCGCTTTGAAACCAGCGGACAGATCAGTTTTCATAGCCTGCTGAAACTGGCGTTTGCGCTGGATTGCATGGATGCGTTCCAGCCCCTGTTCGCGGCAAAACCGCCGCAATCCATTGCCGAGTTGCAAGCCAGGCCACGCCAGCGGGGGAGCTTATGA
- a CDS encoding P-II family nitrogen regulator, with product MNDITLSPLKKLEIILEGEYQEFATDLLDHAGVKGYTIINNLSGKGRQGFHEGHLMFNEEDLLIMIVAAVPPELVEPILGGFTPFFSRHSGVVFVSDIQVMRMVKFKGGE from the coding sequence ATGAACGACATCACACTCAGTCCGCTGAAAAAGCTCGAAATTATCCTGGAAGGCGAATATCAGGAATTTGCCACCGACCTGCTCGACCATGCCGGAGTGAAGGGTTACACCATCATCAATAACCTTTCCGGCAAGGGGCGGCAGGGGTTTCACGAAGGCCATCTGATGTTCAACGAGGAAGACTTGTTGATCATGATCGTCGCTGCCGTTCCGCCGGAACTGGTGGAACCGATATTGGGTGGTTTCACCCCGTTTTTCAGTCGCCATTCCGGGGTGGTGTTTGTTTCCGACATACAGGTCATGCGGATGGTGAAATTCAAAGGCGGGGAATAG
- a CDS encoding DUF2309 domain-containing protein: protein MNNFLGMSLKIRSMIHMAAEPIPFFWPMRTFIHHNPLHGLEHLPFPEAVEQGSKLFHGRAYLPRSLYQAYLDEGKVDRNALAAEISAFLAGRENTTGLALPRWLLALLTETRQPVSPAVTLPDAADIHTVLTGKEPDANAGIDLKKLTTRLRQRLLADCPVYEAVDALYGTQLGEELDTLLIKSCLDFFDEGQSAWGMPGREHGFFQAWRELALHNIPLVQRTRQVRRILGEADTPEGIIAYVLAQLGIPEARWMAYFTRELARLHGWVGFIRWRSSAKRYHWNQKYPGDLIDFMAIRLTLALALLNSGKLQRRLNTRTALEAMITERPQETWLRLELYSGQILPVMANTVERALLRNKPVDIAAVFTTYTRKKRQHEARQQAAHLQELAQLAGDDDKLATMAVDEIQTLLDTLSACEQREGMMWLRAMEAKAITRLLDGVTLRPCATTSKRPFAQALFCIDTRSERIRRHLESVGDYQTFGIAGFFGVPLSFMELGKGSELHLCPVILTPQNLVLEIAATGVQDDPAMTALEHAVHELKESVLTPFVTVEAIGLLFGFDMIGKTLAPRGYHNWRKRLHAEHPHTHLLLDKLSRTEADSIVRTVQRAVIVKAIEQEFGLAPEKVTDAVIRELREAALDHQTDLGECLQHLGLGEGKLRTFIKRLQTDYRINASSAQWQLERLGRIGFTLDEQTNYVGTALRAIGLTENFSRFVLLVGHGSTSANNPYESALDCGACGGNHGQVSGRVLAQMANKPQVRRRLHEQGIDIPDDTWFVPALHNTTTDEVQLIDLELVPSAHLMYLDRLRKGLTAASRLCAQERIPTLGLEFYSSCEPASAFSCAQRNAVDWSQVRPEWGLSRNAYFIIGRRGLTSDATLDGRAFLHSYDYRVDPKRRLLENILTGPLVVGQWINMEHYFSTVDNDRFGSGSKVNHNVAGRFGVMTGNISDLRTGLPAQTVLKKGKPYHEPVRLVTLIEAPFEHARQAVERVISVKRLVKNAWIRLLVIDPETHTVHLFEDGSWQTHQQLSAPEPALLEEALA, encoded by the coding sequence ATGAACAACTTTCTGGGCATGAGCCTGAAAATCCGTTCCATGATTCACATGGCGGCGGAACCGATCCCGTTTTTCTGGCCGATGCGCACCTTCATTCACCACAACCCCCTGCACGGGCTGGAACACTTGCCTTTTCCCGAAGCGGTGGAACAAGGCAGCAAGCTGTTTCACGGGCGGGCTTATTTGCCGCGCAGCCTCTATCAGGCTTATCTGGACGAAGGCAAGGTAGACAGGAACGCGCTGGCGGCTGAAATCAGTGCATTTCTGGCCGGGCGGGAAAATACCACCGGGCTGGCATTACCGCGCTGGCTGCTGGCCTTGCTCACCGAAACCCGCCAGCCGGTTAGCCCCGCTGTCACCTTGCCGGATGCTGCCGACATCCACACCGTACTGACGGGTAAGGAGCCTGACGCGAACGCAGGCATTGATCTGAAGAAGCTGACAACCCGGCTGCGCCAGCGCCTGCTTGCAGACTGCCCGGTGTACGAAGCCGTCGATGCCTTGTACGGTACTCAGCTTGGCGAGGAGCTTGATACCCTGCTGATCAAAAGCTGCCTCGACTTTTTCGATGAAGGCCAGTCAGCGTGGGGAATGCCGGGGCGCGAACACGGTTTCTTCCAGGCATGGCGGGAATTGGCGTTGCACAATATTCCGCTGGTGCAACGTACCCGCCAGGTGCGCCGCATTCTGGGGGAAGCCGACACGCCGGAAGGTATTATTGCCTACGTGCTGGCACAGCTGGGTATTCCCGAAGCGCGTTGGATGGCCTATTTCACCCGCGAACTGGCGCGGCTGCACGGCTGGGTCGGTTTCATCCGCTGGCGTTCCAGCGCCAAGCGCTACCACTGGAACCAGAAATACCCCGGCGACCTGATCGACTTCATGGCGATCCGCCTGACGCTGGCGCTGGCTTTGCTCAATTCCGGCAAGCTACAACGCCGGTTGAATACCCGCACAGCGCTGGAAGCCATGATTACCGAACGCCCGCAGGAGACCTGGTTACGGCTGGAGCTGTACAGCGGGCAGATTCTGCCTGTGATGGCGAATACGGTGGAACGCGCCCTGCTGCGTAACAAGCCTGTCGACATTGCTGCTGTATTTACCACCTACACCCGGAAAAAACGCCAGCACGAAGCCCGCCAGCAAGCCGCACATTTGCAGGAACTGGCGCAACTGGCCGGTGATGACGACAAGCTGGCAACGATGGCGGTGGACGAAATACAAACCCTGCTCGACACCCTGTCGGCCTGTGAGCAGCGTGAAGGCATGATGTGGCTGCGTGCGATGGAAGCCAAAGCTATTACCCGGTTGCTGGATGGCGTGACCCTGCGCCCCTGTGCCACCACTAGCAAACGCCCGTTTGCACAGGCGCTGTTCTGCATCGATACCCGTTCCGAGCGCATCCGTCGCCATCTGGAAAGTGTCGGCGATTACCAGACCTTCGGCATCGCCGGATTCTTCGGCGTTCCGCTCAGTTTTATGGAACTGGGTAAGGGCAGCGAATTGCATCTATGCCCGGTCATCCTCACCCCGCAAAATCTGGTGCTGGAAATTGCCGCGACCGGCGTGCAGGACGACCCGGCCATGACTGCGCTGGAACATGCCGTGCATGAGCTGAAGGAATCCGTACTGACGCCATTCGTCACGGTGGAAGCCATCGGCCTGCTGTTCGGCTTCGACATGATCGGCAAGACCCTTGCCCCCAGGGGCTACCACAACTGGCGTAAGCGCCTGCACGCGGAACATCCGCATACCCACTTGCTGCTGGACAAACTCAGTCGTACCGAGGCTGATTCCATCGTGCGCACGGTACAACGGGCGGTTATCGTCAAGGCGATTGAGCAGGAATTTGGGCTGGCACCGGAAAAAGTCACCGATGCCGTTATCCGCGAACTCCGCGAAGCCGCCCTCGACCACCAGACCGATCTCGGCGAATGCCTGCAACATCTGGGTCTGGGCGAAGGCAAGTTGCGCACGTTTATCAAGCGTCTGCAAACCGATTACCGCATCAACGCCTCCTCCGCCCAGTGGCAACTGGAACGGCTGGGGCGGATCGGCTTCACCCTCGACGAGCAGACCAACTACGTCGGCACGGCACTGCGGGCAATTGGCCTGACGGAAAATTTCTCGCGCTTTGTCCTGCTGGTCGGGCACGGCAGCACCTCTGCCAACAACCCGTATGAATCCGCGCTGGATTGCGGCGCGTGTGGCGGCAATCACGGGCAGGTCAGCGGGCGCGTACTGGCGCAGATGGCCAACAAGCCGCAGGTACGCCGACGCTTGCATGAGCAGGGCATCGACATTCCCGATGACACCTGGTTCGTGCCTGCCCTGCACAACACTACCACCGACGAGGTGCAGTTGATTGATCTGGAGCTGGTGCCTTCTGCCCACCTGATGTATCTGGATCGGCTGCGCAAGGGCCTGACCGCCGCTTCCCGCCTGTGTGCGCAGGAACGCATACCGACGCTGGGGCTGGAATTTTACAGCAGCTGCGAACCGGCTTCTGCGTTTTCATGCGCCCAACGCAATGCGGTGGACTGGTCACAGGTACGCCCGGAATGGGGGCTGTCGCGCAACGCCTACTTCATCATCGGGCGGCGCGGGCTGACCAGCGACGCAACGCTGGACGGGCGTGCCTTTCTGCATTCCTACGATTACCGGGTTGACCCCAAACGGCGCTTGCTGGAAAACATCCTCACCGGCCCGCTGGTGGTGGGGCAGTGGATCAACATGGAACACTACTTTTCCACCGTCGATAACGACCGTTTCGGCAGCGGCAGCAAGGTCAACCATAACGTGGCGGGGCGCTTCGGCGTGATGACCGGCAATATCAGCGACCTGCGTACCGGCCTGCCCGCCCAGACCGTGCTCAAGAAAGGCAAGCCCTACCACGAGCCGGTACGCCTGGTCACCCTGATCGAAGCCCCGTTTGAACATGCGAGACAGGCGGTGGAGCGGGTCATTTCCGTCAAACGTCTGGTGAAAAACGCCTGGATCAGGCTGCTGGTTATCGACCCCGAAACCCACACCGTACACCTGTTCGAGGATGGCAGCTGGCAAACCCACCAACAGCTTTCCGCCCCCGAACCTGCCCTGTTAGAGGAAGCACTGGCATGA